The following are encoded in a window of Rubellicoccus peritrichatus genomic DNA:
- a CDS encoding beta-ketoacyl-ACP synthase III: MNETEAPVILSGLGICLPEKVVSNDDLAQQIDTSDEWIRSRTGIGERRLAGEGQETSTMGAEAARNALKDAGLTVDDIDVIICTTMTPDMVFPSAACLIQAELGIPRVPAFDVTAACSGFLYGLEVGGSLVRTGAYKRALIVGSEKMSSVIDWEDRSTCVLFGDGAGACILEKGTESGVGIIDVVLGADGSRDDLLYMAAGGSRMPATGETVANRDHFLKMNGKEVFKLAVKEMGGVATELLERNGVTPDQLKCVIPHQANVRIIDSLAARLELPRERFLINIDRFGNTSAASVPLALEEARRLGRFESGDYILLAAFGAGLTWGGALLKWQ; this comes from the coding sequence ATGAATGAGACAGAAGCACCGGTAATACTCTCGGGACTTGGAATCTGCCTTCCTGAGAAGGTGGTCAGTAACGATGATTTGGCTCAACAAATAGACACTTCCGATGAGTGGATTCGCTCGCGGACAGGGATTGGCGAGCGTCGTCTGGCAGGCGAGGGGCAAGAAACGTCGACGATGGGAGCCGAGGCTGCGAGGAATGCGCTCAAAGACGCAGGGCTGACTGTGGATGATATTGATGTTATCATTTGCACGACAATGACCCCGGACATGGTATTTCCGTCAGCGGCTTGCTTGATTCAGGCTGAGCTGGGTATTCCCCGGGTGCCGGCCTTTGATGTTACGGCGGCATGTTCTGGTTTCCTTTATGGCCTTGAAGTTGGTGGCAGTCTGGTTCGCACAGGAGCTTACAAGCGTGCCTTGATTGTTGGTTCTGAGAAAATGTCTTCAGTGATCGACTGGGAAGACCGTTCGACCTGTGTGCTTTTCGGTGACGGCGCTGGTGCCTGCATTCTTGAGAAAGGGACCGAGTCTGGGGTTGGTATCATTGATGTTGTGCTTGGTGCCGATGGAAGTCGCGATGATTTACTTTATATGGCGGCAGGTGGCTCACGAATGCCGGCAACCGGTGAGACGGTTGCGAATCGCGATCATTTTCTGAAAATGAACGGCAAGGAAGTTTTCAAACTTGCCGTCAAGGAAATGGGTGGGGTGGCTACGGAACTCCTTGAACGTAATGGCGTTACGCCAGATCAATTGAAGTGTGTCATTCCGCATCAGGCCAATGTCCGCATTATTGACTCGCTCGCTGCTCGATTAGAGCTTCCCCGAGAGCGTTTTCTCATCAATATAGATAGATTCGGAAATACCTCCGCGGCCTCTGTGCCGCTTGCCCTGGAAGAAGCGCGCCGGCTGGGTCGCTTTGAAAGTGGCGATTATATTTTGTTGGCTGCCTTTGGAGCCGGCTTGACGTGGGGCGGTGCGCTCCTTAAATGGCAGTAG
- a CDS encoding cation diffusion facilitator family transporter: MSSHHHHDHSAHGHEGHSHSAKGIPKKRLLQAMGFSLVITVAQIIGGIISGSLALMSDALHTATDAIALIVSYIAVKLGEKPRTDRHTFGLKRAEIVAAVLNAGVLIGISIWLMYEAILRYITPEEVEGGIMVGVATVGLVANIINSFLLHKGAKDNINMRSAYLHVLSDAVVSVGVILGGIAIMFFKVTWIDPTLTLIISIWLIRESWGIVGEALQIIMMASPRGINLKDVEKSVVEIDGVCGIHHIHLWQLNDQSVHFEAHVEVEDKLVSNTACIIDAIEDRLHDDYSITHVTVQLEAGRCEETKRISEN, from the coding sequence ATGAGCAGCCACCATCACCATGACCATAGTGCTCATGGCCATGAAGGACATAGCCATTCCGCAAAGGGTATCCCCAAGAAGAGACTACTCCAGGCAATGGGCTTCAGTCTCGTTATCACGGTTGCTCAGATTATCGGTGGAATCATCTCCGGCAGCCTGGCACTCATGTCTGATGCGCTCCATACAGCAACCGACGCCATCGCATTGATTGTTAGTTACATCGCAGTCAAACTAGGTGAAAAACCAAGAACCGATCGCCACACCTTTGGATTAAAACGTGCTGAAATCGTGGCAGCAGTGCTCAATGCGGGTGTCCTGATCGGTATCAGTATATGGCTGATGTATGAGGCAATTCTTCGTTATATCACTCCTGAAGAAGTCGAAGGCGGCATCATGGTCGGTGTCGCAACAGTTGGCCTGGTTGCTAACATCATAAACTCCTTTCTCCTCCACAAGGGAGCAAAGGACAATATCAACATGCGGTCCGCCTATCTGCATGTGTTAAGCGACGCTGTGGTCAGCGTCGGTGTTATTCTTGGCGGTATCGCAATAATGTTTTTCAAAGTCACCTGGATCGATCCTACCCTAACCCTGATCATCTCTATCTGGCTAATTCGCGAAAGCTGGGGCATCGTTGGAGAAGCTCTGCAGATCATTATGATGGCGAGCCCTCGAGGAATAAATCTTAAGGATGTTGAGAAGTCTGTTGTGGAAATTGATGGTGTCTGTGGCATCCACCATATCCACCTTTGGCAATTGAATGACCAAAGTGTCCATTTTGAAGCCCATGTTGAAGTCGAAGACAAACTGGTCAGCAATACCGCATGCATCATTGATGCGATTGAAGATCGATTACATGATGATTACTCAATCACACACGTAACTGTTCAGCTCGAAGCCGGGCGTTGCGAAGAGACAAAGCGCATCTCAGAAAACTAA
- a CDS encoding amidophosphoribosyltransferase — protein sequence MSDPIKHECGVAMVRLKKPLSHYQDKYKNVLWGFQKLFLLMEKQHNRGQDGAGIGAVKLNMPPGEAFMFRERDNGRNPISAVVKKQMKLYNELLNKGTIFPEFPDTVKEHWPFGAEVLLGHLRYGTSGGYSKSVCQPYFRRSPWPTRNLMMAGNFNITNVDQLNQKLINRGAHPIFDTDTQTVLEEIGYHLDEEHTRLYHELRDQKTPTPEISHIIADRLDVGQVLRDAAESWDGGYTLAGMIGSGDTFILRDPNGIRPAWYFEDDEVIAFASERVALMTIFDKAAEDIHEAPPGHAVVVKNDASLHIHEITKPGKPSYCSFERIYFSRGNDPDIYRERKALGAALGEQINRSTKGDFGKSVFSFIPNTAETAYYGLIEEMNRLHRSNVKAEILKAHKNGSLDEEMLNGLMDNNWPRGEKVALKDIKLRTFISQEKNRVQLASHVYDISYGAVNPGDILVCVDDSIVRGTTLKQSIIRILSKTKPSKIVIASTAPQIRYPDCYGIDMSEMGNFIAFQAAISLLKDAGSTHIIDEVHEACVAQSELAPEKMVNHVKRIYDPFTAEQISERIADLVSPKNNGWDGEVEIVYQSIENLHRALPNHDGDWYFTGNYPTPGGYAVVNRAFMAYYAGRKGRSYS from the coding sequence ATGAGCGATCCAATTAAGCATGAGTGCGGCGTGGCTATGGTGAGGCTTAAAAAGCCCCTAAGCCATTACCAGGATAAATATAAGAACGTCCTTTGGGGTTTCCAAAAGTTGTTCCTGCTCATGGAGAAGCAGCATAACCGCGGTCAGGACGGTGCAGGAATCGGCGCGGTCAAGCTGAACATGCCACCTGGAGAGGCCTTCATGTTCCGTGAGCGCGACAACGGGCGCAACCCGATCTCTGCCGTGGTCAAAAAGCAGATGAAGCTCTACAACGAGCTCCTGAACAAGGGGACGATCTTTCCGGAATTCCCTGACACAGTGAAAGAGCATTGGCCATTTGGAGCCGAAGTGCTCTTGGGGCATTTAAGGTATGGGACATCCGGTGGTTATTCCAAAAGCGTCTGCCAGCCCTACTTTAGACGCAGCCCATGGCCAACCCGCAACCTGATGATGGCAGGTAACTTCAACATTACCAATGTTGACCAACTGAATCAGAAGCTAATCAATCGCGGAGCGCATCCCATTTTCGATACTGACACCCAGACAGTGCTCGAGGAAATCGGCTATCATCTGGATGAAGAGCACACCCGCCTTTATCACGAGCTGCGTGATCAAAAAACGCCAACGCCCGAGATTTCCCATATCATTGCAGATCGACTCGATGTCGGACAGGTGCTTCGTGATGCAGCTGAGAGCTGGGATGGCGGTTACACCCTCGCCGGAATGATCGGCAGTGGAGACACTTTTATCCTTCGTGACCCAAACGGAATTCGCCCGGCCTGGTATTTTGAAGACGATGAAGTCATCGCCTTTGCCTCAGAGCGTGTTGCCCTCATGACGATTTTCGACAAAGCGGCTGAAGACATCCATGAGGCGCCTCCCGGACATGCCGTAGTCGTGAAAAACGACGCGAGTCTGCATATCCACGAAATCACTAAACCTGGTAAGCCCAGTTATTGCTCTTTCGAACGCATCTATTTTTCCCGGGGTAATGATCCAGACATCTACCGCGAGCGCAAAGCCCTCGGTGCTGCACTTGGTGAGCAAATCAATCGCTCAACCAAAGGCGATTTCGGTAAATCCGTTTTCAGTTTCATCCCAAACACAGCGGAAACTGCTTATTATGGGTTGATCGAAGAGATGAACCGTCTTCACCGCTCAAATGTCAAAGCTGAGATCCTCAAAGCCCACAAGAATGGCTCACTGGATGAGGAAATGCTCAACGGCCTGATGGATAACAACTGGCCACGTGGAGAAAAGGTTGCTCTAAAGGACATCAAGCTGCGGACTTTTATCAGCCAGGAGAAGAATCGGGTTCAACTCGCCTCCCACGTCTATGACATTTCCTATGGTGCTGTGAATCCAGGCGATATCCTTGTCTGTGTCGATGATTCCATCGTTCGTGGAACGACCCTGAAGCAGTCGATCATCCGTATTCTGAGTAAAACGAAGCCCAGTAAAATCGTCATTGCATCAACAGCTCCGCAAATCCGTTATCCGGATTGCTACGGAATCGACATGTCCGAAATGGGCAATTTCATCGCCTTCCAGGCCGCGATTTCTCTTCTAAAGGATGCAGGCTCCACCCATATCATCGACGAAGTGCACGAAGCCTGCGTAGCACAAAGCGAATTGGCCCCGGAAAAGATGGTCAATCACGTCAAGCGCATCTACGATCCCTTCACCGCTGAACAAATTTCAGAGCGAATCGCTGATCTCGTCAGCCCTAAGAATAACGGCTGGGACGGCGAAGTAGAAATCGTCTATCAAAGTATAGAAAACCTGCATCGCGCCCTACCAAACCACGATGGTGACTGGTATTTCACTGGCAACTACCCGACTCCGGGTGGTTACGCTGTCGTGAATCGGGCATTCATGGCTTACTATGCAGGGCGTAAGGGACGCAGTTATTCATAA
- the xylA gene encoding xylose isomerase — MPDAFDIPAIAFEGPDSNNPLAFKHYDAEQVIEGKTMSEHLRFACAYWHTMRNPLSDPFGEGTAQMPWDDGTNSVANAKKRAKVFFEFLEKCQLDYYCFHDRDIAPEGKTIAGSEKNLESVVKELEKLQKRTGKKLLWGTACLFTHPRFMHGAGTSPSLGVFTYAAAQVKAALEATHYLGGEGYVFWGGREGYTTLLNTDMKREREHLGALLHMAVDHKKKIGFKGPFFIEPKPQEPTTHQYDSDVAACMDFLREFDLLEHFQLNIETNHATLAGHTMEHELTAAANAGALGSIDANSGTANCGWDTDQFPTDIYLTTKTMLVVLGMGGFKAGGLNFDSKRRRESFEPVDLFHAHIGGMDAFARGLKIAAAIRADGRLDDFIKERYSSWNSALGKKIESGKSSLAELRKHAVKNGEPELFSGRQEYLENLINEFI; from the coding sequence CTTGCGCTTCGCCTGTGCTTACTGGCACACCATGCGCAATCCACTCTCTGATCCTTTTGGCGAAGGCACTGCGCAAATGCCCTGGGATGATGGCACAAACTCCGTTGCCAACGCCAAGAAGCGCGCCAAAGTCTTTTTCGAATTCCTCGAAAAATGCCAGCTGGATTACTATTGCTTCCACGACAGGGATATTGCTCCTGAAGGCAAAACGATTGCTGGATCGGAAAAGAATCTGGAGTCCGTTGTCAAGGAGCTCGAAAAGTTGCAAAAACGCACGGGCAAAAAGCTTCTCTGGGGAACAGCCTGCCTCTTTACCCATCCTCGCTTCATGCACGGTGCTGGGACATCACCAAGTCTTGGTGTCTTCACTTATGCAGCAGCCCAGGTGAAAGCTGCCCTGGAGGCCACACACTACCTTGGTGGTGAAGGCTATGTTTTCTGGGGTGGACGCGAAGGCTACACCACCCTCCTCAACACGGACATGAAGCGCGAGCGCGAACACCTTGGTGCTCTCCTTCACATGGCTGTGGACCATAAGAAGAAAATTGGCTTCAAAGGTCCGTTTTTCATTGAGCCAAAGCCTCAAGAGCCGACCACCCACCAGTACGACTCTGACGTTGCTGCCTGCATGGACTTCCTCCGTGAATTCGATTTGCTTGAGCACTTCCAGCTCAACATCGAAACAAACCACGCAACTCTTGCTGGCCATACGATGGAGCACGAACTAACTGCTGCCGCCAACGCAGGTGCTCTCGGAAGTATCGACGCCAACAGTGGAACAGCAAACTGCGGCTGGGATACCGACCAATTCCCAACCGACATCTATCTAACAACCAAGACTATGCTCGTTGTGCTTGGTATGGGTGGTTTCAAAGCCGGAGGCCTCAACTTCGACTCCAAACGCCGTCGTGAATCCTTCGAACCAGTTGATCTCTTCCATGCGCACATTGGGGGAATGGATGCCTTTGCCCGTGGCCTCAAGATTGCTGCGGCAATTCGTGCTGATGGTCGCCTGGACGATTTCATCAAGGAACGTTACTCATCATGGAATAGCGCTCTCGGAAAGAAAATCGAATCCGGTAAGTCTTCCCTGGCAGAACTCCGCAAACACGCCGTAAAGAATGGCGAGCCAGAGCTTTTCTCAGGCCGTCAGGAATATCTGGAGAATCTCATCAACGAATTCATCTAA
- a CDS encoding tetratricopeptide repeat protein: MRILFLLSIVLTLALPFTSYGVMPGVEWVQEDARWKLLGDVPKSLDQPGSDEHESASELMAKARIAQDKGNNWSALGLYDDVVDDYPNTVYAPEAHYQRGLIYTERHQFESASKEYNKIIRRYPEYPKFNQVIAGQYKIGELIQEGERPYYWGMIPGFRDYQTGLDVYENVVQNAPYSEYAPLALMNIALVANKDSKEEEAIDALDRLINNYPSSLLTPDAYLTLAETYSSLVQGPEYDQEATTQALGYYQDFMILYPDNAGVYSAEAGIYYMRETLAKSKFLLGDFYYKYRNNPRAALTFYNEAITVDPQSSVAAQAKEMTIKIRDGVKAPMTPVDWIFGRYKRPSEKEYLEQSEVDNLEDESFQIQSTEAFLETPGAYAEEDVGPDGTTQEYEGVAMPLEPFIGDPEFIDPIDDFEGEPEMVDPLLGEPFEEGIAEPYQAPGPTTPEQKAIDKMQDANAQDPNLPAGAQ; encoded by the coding sequence ATGCGAATCCTTTTCTTACTTTCAATCGTCCTGACTCTCGCACTTCCTTTTACCTCATACGGTGTCATGCCTGGTGTCGAGTGGGTTCAGGAAGACGCTCGTTGGAAATTACTCGGGGATGTTCCTAAGTCACTGGATCAGCCTGGATCAGATGAGCACGAGTCTGCATCCGAGTTGATGGCTAAGGCCCGTATCGCCCAGGATAAGGGTAATAACTGGTCGGCACTTGGACTTTACGATGATGTTGTCGATGATTACCCCAACACGGTTTACGCGCCTGAAGCGCATTATCAGCGAGGTCTCATTTATACGGAGCGCCACCAATTCGAGAGCGCCAGCAAGGAGTACAATAAAATCATTCGCCGTTATCCTGAGTATCCCAAATTCAATCAGGTCATTGCAGGTCAGTATAAAATTGGTGAACTGATTCAGGAAGGTGAACGTCCTTACTACTGGGGAATGATTCCCGGTTTCCGTGATTATCAGACCGGGCTGGATGTATACGAAAATGTCGTTCAGAATGCACCTTACAGTGAGTATGCGCCTCTCGCACTCATGAATATTGCGCTTGTGGCAAATAAAGATAGCAAGGAGGAAGAGGCGATTGATGCACTTGATCGCTTGATCAATAATTATCCAAGCAGCCTTTTAACCCCTGACGCCTATCTGACCTTGGCGGAAACTTACAGTTCGCTGGTCCAAGGGCCGGAATATGATCAGGAAGCCACCACGCAGGCACTCGGTTATTATCAGGACTTTATGATCCTTTATCCCGATAATGCCGGTGTTTACAGTGCTGAGGCCGGGATTTACTATATGCGCGAGACGTTGGCCAAGAGCAAGTTCCTCTTAGGCGACTTTTATTACAAGTATCGGAACAATCCTCGGGCAGCGCTCACTTTCTACAACGAGGCAATCACAGTAGATCCGCAGTCCTCTGTCGCTGCTCAAGCCAAAGAGATGACGATCAAGATCCGTGATGGTGTCAAAGCGCCAATGACACCTGTCGACTGGATATTCGGACGTTACAAGCGTCCTTCCGAGAAAGAATACCTCGAGCAGTCTGAAGTGGATAACCTTGAGGATGAGTCATTCCAGATTCAGTCTACAGAAGCTTTTCTTGAGACACCTGGCGCCTATGCCGAGGAAGATGTTGGCCCGGACGGAACGACTCAAGAGTATGAAGGTGTGGCGATGCCACTTGAGCCATTTATTGGCGACCCTGAATTTATTGACCCAATCGATGACTTTGAAGGTGAGCCGGAAATGGTCGACCCATTACTGGGAGAGCCATTTGAAGAAGGCATAGCAGAGCCATATCAGGCACCTGGACCAACCACTCCGGAGCAGAAGGCTATCGATAAGATGCAGGATGCAAATGCACAAGATCCTAACCTTCCAGCTGGCGCTCAATAA
- a CDS encoding alpha-E domain-containing protein, translated as MLSRVADNLYWMARYIERAENLTRLLEVNLQLLLDFEHLNDEQVTEHWDPIIRASGDEELFYELYEKADSQTVTDFLTFNTQNSNSVLSCIFSARENARMVRDQISSEMFESLNNLYLFLKSANSKTVWQHGAWDFYYRIKEHSHLFQGLVMATITRDEGFEFMQFGTFMERADKTTRILDIKYHMLLPRVSDVGGAVDVAQWIALLKSASAFEAYHRIYVADVNPMKIAEFLMFSPDFPRSIRYCVKEMNAALHRISGCPSEKYSNEAERLSGLLLSELNYGSVEATFNEGLHEYLDHIQSRLNEIGASTFKAYMFQAPVDLAEEIQQHQQMQQ; from the coding sequence ATGCTTTCTCGAGTTGCAGATAATCTTTACTGGATGGCGCGTTACATTGAGCGTGCCGAAAACCTAACGCGCTTGCTTGAAGTCAATCTGCAATTGTTGCTGGACTTCGAGCATCTTAACGACGAGCAAGTCACCGAGCATTGGGATCCTATCATTCGGGCAAGTGGCGATGAGGAACTTTTTTATGAGCTTTATGAAAAAGCAGACAGCCAAACGGTAACTGACTTTCTAACTTTTAATACGCAGAATTCCAACTCGGTTTTGAGTTGTATTTTTTCAGCTCGTGAGAATGCGCGTATGGTTCGTGACCAGATTTCGAGTGAGATGTTTGAGTCCTTGAACAATCTCTACCTGTTTCTCAAATCGGCCAATTCCAAAACCGTATGGCAGCATGGTGCTTGGGATTTCTACTACCGTATCAAGGAGCATTCACACCTTTTCCAGGGCTTGGTTATGGCAACCATTACCCGGGATGAAGGCTTTGAGTTTATGCAGTTCGGCACCTTCATGGAACGCGCCGATAAAACGACACGGATATTGGATATCAAGTATCACATGCTGCTTCCCCGTGTCTCCGACGTGGGAGGTGCCGTTGATGTTGCACAGTGGATTGCGCTTTTGAAATCAGCCAGTGCGTTTGAGGCATACCATCGGATTTATGTGGCTGATGTGAACCCGATGAAAATAGCGGAGTTCCTGATGTTTTCTCCTGATTTCCCGAGGTCGATTCGCTATTGTGTGAAGGAGATGAATGCAGCTTTGCACCGTATATCGGGTTGCCCTTCAGAAAAATACTCGAATGAGGCCGAACGTCTTTCCGGTTTGCTTTTGAGCGAATTGAATTACGGTTCAGTGGAAGCGACTTTCAATGAGGGGCTTCATGAATATCTTGACCATATTCAGAGTCGTTTAAATGAAATTGGTGCATCCACTTTTAAGGCCTACATGTTTCAAGCTCCAGTCGATCTCGCAGAGGAGATACAGCAGCACCAGCAGATGCAGCAGTAA
- a CDS encoding LptE family protein has product MHKILTFQLALNNIMQRRSISAFVLLTLLAGLIAGCSHYRLGEPGELPFKTVYVPPVKNSSFAPQVQAMLTQQIIAQLQEQQAIKIVSSPPSDVTLYVKVTNYDRDVASTQASDTFLAESFNLIMEAEVTLADNRTSKNLISNRSVSASQQAFITGGFQPSEYQAMPVLTEDVANKVTNMVTSVW; this is encoded by the coding sequence ATGCACAAGATCCTAACCTTCCAGCTGGCGCTCAATAACATCATGCAACGACGTTCGATTTCCGCTTTCGTTCTTCTGACTTTACTGGCCGGTTTGATTGCCGGATGCAGTCATTACAGACTGGGTGAACCTGGTGAACTGCCTTTCAAGACGGTCTACGTCCCACCTGTGAAGAACAGCTCTTTTGCTCCGCAAGTTCAGGCTATGCTGACGCAGCAGATCATTGCTCAGCTCCAGGAGCAGCAGGCGATCAAGATTGTCAGCAGCCCGCCTTCTGACGTCACGCTTTATGTCAAAGTGACGAACTACGATCGTGATGTTGCCTCGACTCAGGCTTCAGACACCTTTTTGGCAGAGTCCTTCAATCTAATCATGGAGGCTGAGGTCACTCTGGCTGACAATCGAACGAGTAAGAATCTGATCTCGAATCGCTCGGTGAGTGCCTCACAACAGGCATTTATTACTGGAGGTTTCCAGCCTTCGGAGTATCAGGCGATGCCTGTGCTGACAGAGGATGTTGCGAACAAGGTGACCAATATGGTGACCTCAGTTTGGTAA
- a CDS encoding PEP-CTERM sorting domain-containing protein, translated as MNNTGVPDEAVFLNLQGSAVTGTTGTGATLSNNTDYALSDILGTISGAGSGGPTGSVSNLSISSFSGAMFATIGQKIGSSQPATSVVSGRLESTIFGGNNDNNNFDTSYVSSISLPLSYAVKRRSNGTLVPLSSQANQITTNGPAAFTALTQSTSITPNDARISANYNVLNTGGTQLGTLTGTASILSPSNVGTSYHDWTSSNTGIRNTSSLIPWMQTQGPVTVANYNVPLTAPHLPGANIGFGGSSGTSPFGSDDPTNRFLQGQDYSLSAQFTNDMNPGGANAQLTAQGITAGTPGVIMTGGGGSYASGDTGTFNVYITNSQLDNSNGIYGANPQYVILWTDPSAPKDGGNDLAVTTTNTNSLTDRIVGDLLTGINMGWTDSQTQIDTHATSTNTSDKLTGTIFSGSTDLISQLSTGEFIYLLDLQQVPGAITDSTVPLWFGNNIETNELFYNTYGSALADETGAYTLAYSDRLAGGLSPDIFYTPGGQTVDISDLYLEITLNPGDFTFTPVPEPSTYALLLGFGVVGLAWVRRRKK; from the coding sequence GTGAATAATACCGGAGTACCGGACGAAGCGGTTTTTCTCAATCTGCAAGGAAGCGCAGTCACCGGCACAACGGGAACAGGCGCGACTCTAAGCAACAATACGGATTACGCACTCAGCGATATTTTGGGCACCATTAGTGGTGCTGGCAGCGGAGGTCCAACAGGCTCTGTCTCCAACCTCTCAATTTCAAGTTTCAGCGGCGCGATGTTTGCCACAATAGGACAGAAAATTGGCAGCTCTCAACCAGCCACCAGCGTCGTAAGCGGGCGCCTTGAGTCCACGATATTCGGTGGAAATAATGACAACAACAACTTTGATACCTCCTATGTATCCAGCATCAGTTTGCCTCTCTCATACGCTGTCAAAAGACGTAGTAATGGCACGCTGGTCCCCCTGAGTTCGCAAGCCAACCAGATCACCACCAATGGTCCTGCCGCTTTTACTGCCTTAACTCAGAGTACGAGTATCACGCCCAACGACGCACGTATCTCAGCCAACTACAACGTCCTCAACACTGGTGGCACCCAGCTCGGCACCCTCACCGGCACTGCGAGCATTCTTTCCCCTAGCAACGTTGGCACAAGCTACCATGATTGGACATCGAGCAATACCGGTATACGCAATACCAGCAGCCTTATTCCCTGGATGCAAACGCAGGGTCCGGTAACAGTGGCCAATTACAACGTACCACTGACAGCACCACATCTACCAGGGGCTAATATTGGCTTTGGTGGTAGTAGCGGCACTTCTCCTTTTGGCAGTGATGACCCCACCAACCGCTTCCTTCAGGGCCAAGACTATAGTCTTTCGGCACAATTTACAAATGACATGAATCCAGGAGGAGCCAACGCGCAACTCACCGCACAAGGCATCACTGCTGGCACACCTGGCGTCATCATGACTGGAGGTGGCGGTAGTTATGCCAGTGGAGACACTGGCACCTTTAATGTCTACATCACCAATTCGCAGCTGGATAACTCAAACGGTATTTATGGCGCCAATCCACAATACGTGATTCTTTGGACTGATCCAAGTGCTCCGAAAGATGGTGGCAATGACCTTGCTGTGACGACCACGAACACCAATAGCCTAACAGACCGTATCGTGGGGGATCTCCTGACAGGTATCAATATGGGCTGGACTGATAGTCAAACCCAGATCGATACACACGCTACCAGCACCAATACCTCAGACAAACTAACAGGCACGATCTTTTCTGGGAGTACAGACTTAATTTCGCAACTGAGTACAGGCGAGTTCATTTACCTGCTTGATCTGCAGCAGGTTCCAGGTGCGATAACGGACAGCACAGTCCCGCTTTGGTTCGGCAATAACATCGAGACAAACGAGCTCTTTTACAACACTTACGGCAGTGCGTTGGCAGACGAAACCGGGGCTTATACCCTCGCTTACAGCGACCGCCTCGCCGGAGGTCTTAGCCCGGATATATTTTATACCCCTGGGGGTCAAACCGTAGACATCAGCGACCTTTATCTCGAAATCACCCTCAACCCGGGTGACTTTACTTTTACTCCAGTCCCAGAGCCCTCGACCTACGCACTTCTCCTTGGTTTTGGTGTGGTAGGCTTGGCTTGGGTGCGTCGCCGTAAAAAATAA